The Pseudomonas moraviensis genome contains the following window.
TGGCGCTCCACTGGGTGTCGCGGCCCAGATCGAGCGTGCGGCCATCGGTTAGTTCCAGCGACACTGCGCCGGACAGACCGGTATCGATCTGATCGCCGACATACAGGCGATCGCCTTCAACGAGTACGCGACGCACGCCCTCTGGGGACACCACGAAAACCTGACCGACAATGCTTTTGACGACGGCAACAACACTGCTCATTGAAGACTCTCCGGGTGTCACATTCAGTTGACTTCCATGGACCTGACGGGCGTCGGCGCCACTTCAGTCTGGACGTACTTTCTATAAATGGATAACTTATTGACGCTGTATTTCCGTCAATAATCTGGCTATAAATTATCGCGATTAACTTTATGCCAAACTATTGACCTTCTGGGAGCCATCCTAAACAATCGCCCCACTAATGTCACATTGATATTTCCGCGGCGACCTGTCCTTCAGCGTGTCATCCAGTTCCTCTTTTGAACTTTCCGACATACGGTCATTCGGGTTGCCTTCATCCGACGCAGCGCCACGTTTTTGCTGTGATTCAAGACAAGAAGTTCCGGGAAAATTCCAACCATGCGTTCGCTTTTGCTCCTTGCTGCTCCCTTCGCTCTCGCCGCCTCCTTTGTACAAGCACAATCCTTACCAGAAGCCATGCAACAGGCGCTGGATGTCCATCCGGAGATTCAGGCGGGGGTCAACAGTCGATTGGCGGCGGATTATCAATTAAAGGCGGCGAAAGGAGGATACCTGCCCAAGGTCGATCTGCTGGGCGGTTATGGCCGTGAAGGTACTGACAGCGTGACGACCCGAGCGAACGGTGGCGGCAATCATTGGGAGACTTTGAACCGCAGCGAGTCAAGTTTACGTCTCTCGCAAATGGTTTTTGACGGTTTTGCGACGTCCAACGAAGTCGCGCGTCAACAAGCCAACGTCAGCTCCCGTGCTTACTCCCTGCTCGGCACTTCCGAGCGCACCGCGCTGACCGTCGCCCAGGTGTATCTGGACGTGTTGACCCGCCGTGAATTCGTCCGTCTGGCCGAGGAAAACCTCAAGAGCCACCAGCGCATCTACGACCAGATCCAGTTGCGCACCCAGCGCGGCGTCGGCAGCGGTGCCGACCTCGATCAGGCCGAAGCACGCATGGCCCAGGCCCGCAACAACCTGATCACCGAACAGACCAACCTGGCCGATGCGGAAACCAACTTCCTCAGCGCCGTCGGCCAGATGCCAGACCAGCTCGAGCGGCCGGCGCCGTTCATGGCGATGATGCCGGCCAACCTCAACGAAGCCCGCGCGCAGATGCTGGAAAACAGCCCGATCCTGCGCTCCGCCGAGTCGGACATCGCCGCTGCCGAAAAGCAGTTCGCCACCGCGAAATCGACCTTCTACCCGCGCTTCGACGCCGAACTGGGGCGCACCGCGGATAACGATCTCGACGGCCAGAACGGCCACAACAACGAATGGCAGGCCATGCTGCGCATGCGCTTCAACCTGTATTCCGGCGGCAGCAACAAAGCTGATCTGGAATCCAAGTCGTACCTGGCCAACCAGGCGCTGGACATCCGCAACAACGCCCTGCGCCAGTTGAACGAAGAGCTTGGCCTGGCCTGGAATGCGCTGAACAACGCCAACGCCCAGGTGCCGATTGCCCAGCAGTACGTCGACCACAGCACTTCGGTGCGTACCGCCTACCAGCGTCAATTCAGCCTCGGCGAGCGCACCCTGCTGGACTTGCTCGACAGCGAAAACGAGTTGTTCACCGCCTCGCGGCGTCTGGCAGAAATCAAGAACATTCAGTTATTTACTCAGTACCGAATCAAGGCGACCATGGGCCAATTGCTCAAAAGCCAGGGAGTGGTCGCGCCGTTGGCATCCGTTGTGCAGAACGACGTGAAGCCCAAGGTCCAGCTGCCTGGGATGAACTGAGTTATCCCTTTCAACTGCTAAAGAGTGTCGAGCGTGGAATCAGAAGTCAGTCGAGTTCAACTCAGCCATGATCCACGCGCGTTGCATGACGATCCGTTGCTGGATGGTCTGCTCGCCCTGTGCATGCTGCACCAGAAGCCTGCCAGCGCAGCGATGCTGACCACCGGCCTGCCGCTGCCCAAACAACGTTTGAGTGTCGAGTTGCTGCCCCGCGCAGCGGCTCGCGCCGGCCTGCAGGGGCGGGTGCTGCAGCGCAAGCTCGAAGAGATTCCGGCGATCGCCATGCCCGCGCTGTTGCTGCTCAAGGATGGCCGCAGTGCCGTCCTGCTCGGCTGGCAGGGCGAAAACGATGCGCGGGTGCTGCTCAGCGAAAGCGATGGCGGCGAATCGGTGGTCAGCCGCGAACTGCTGACCGACGATTACACCGGCAAAGTGTTCTTCGCCCAGCCGCAGCACAAATTCGACGTCAACCACGGCACGCTGATCCCGCGGGCACGCTCGTGGTTTCGCGATACCCTCAAGCGTTCGCGCTGGCTCTACGCCGATGCGATCGCCGCGAGTTTCCTGATCAACATCATCGCCATGGCCGCGCCGCTGTTCGTGATGAACGTCTACGACCGCGTGGTGCCGAACCAGGCCGAAGCGACCCTGTGGGTGCTGGCGCTGGGCATCACCGGCGCTTACATCTTCGATCTGATCCTCAAGAGCCTGCGCAGTCTGTGCCTGGATCTGGCCGGGAAGAAAACCGACCTGATCATCTCCGCCACGCTGTTCGAGCGCATCGTCGGCATGGCGATGAAATACCGCCCGGCGCGGGTCGGCAGCTTTGCGCAGAACATTCATGAATTTCAGAGCCTGCGCGACTTCCTCGCCTCGCTGACCCTGACCAGCCTGATCGATCTGCCGTTCACCATCCTGATTTTCATCGTCATCGCCATTCTCGGCGGGCATCTGGTATGGATTCCGGTGCTGGCATTCCCGATTGCGCTGCTGATCGGCTACGCCTTGCAGAAGCCGCTGATCGCGACCATGGAGCGCACCATGGCGCTGGGCGCCGAGCGTCAGTCGAGCCTGATCGAGACACTCGCGGGTCTGGACGCGGTCAAGGTCAACAACGCCGAAAGCGAGCGCCAGTATCAGTGGGAGCAGACCATCGGCACCCTCAGTCGTCTCGAGCTGCGAGTGAAAATGCTCTCCGGTCTGGCGATGAACATCACCTTGCTGATCCAGCAACTGGCCGGGGTGATCATGATCGTATTCGGCGTGTACCAGATCATCGCCGGTAACCTGAGCATGGGCGGGCTGATTGCCTGCTATATGCTCAGTGGCCGCGCGCTGAGCCCACTGGCGTCGCTGTCCGGTCTGCTCACGCGCTATCAGCAGGCGCGGGTGACCATGACCTCCGTCGACCAGATGATGGAGCTGCCGCAGGAGCGCAATTTCGAAGAGCGCCCGCTGAGCCGCAAGGTTCTGCAGGGTGCGATCGAATGCCGTCAGCTCAGCTTCACCTACCCGGATCAACAGAACCCGGCGCTGAAGAACATCAACCTGGTGATCCGTCCCGGCGAGAAGATCGGCATCATCGGCCGCAGCGGCTCGGGCAAAAGCTCGCTGGCCAAATTGCTGGTCGGTCTGTACCAACCGGACGACGGTGCGTTGCTGGTTGACGGGGTGGACATCCGCCAGATCGACGTCAGCGAACTGCGCTACAACATCGGTTACGTGCCACAGGACATTCAACTGCTGTCCGGCACCCTGCGCGACAATCTGGTGTCCGGCGCGCGTTACGTCGAAGACGAGCTTGTCCTGCAGGCGGCCGAACTGGCCGGCGTCCACGAATTCGCTCGTCTGCACCCGCAGGGCTATGAGCTGCAAGTCGGCGAACGCGGACAGAACCTCTCTGGCGGCCAGCGGCAGAACGTCGCCCTGGCCCGTGCGCTGTTGCTCAATCCGCCGATTCTGCTCATGGATGAGCCGACCAGTGCGATGGACAACACCGGCGAAGAACGCCTCAAGCAACGCCTCGCGGCGGTGGTCGAAAACAAGACCGTGGTGCTGGTCACGCACCGGGCATCGCTGTTGTCGCTGGTCGATCGCCTGCTGGTGATCGATCGCGGACAGATTCTCGCCGACGGCCCGAAAGCCGCCGTGATGGAAGCGTTGAAGAAGGGGCAGATCAGTGTTGCTTAAGTCCGGTGTCAAGGAGTCGATCCGTCGCTACTTCAAGGGCTCTGCCTCGCTGCAGGGCCAGCCGCTGCCCGAGGTCAACAAAGCGCTGATCGAAGACGCCCCGCGCGTCGTGCGCCTGACCATCTGGGCGATTATCGGTTTCTTTGTATTCCTGATGCTCTGGGCCAACTTCGCGGTGATCGACGAAGTGACCAAGGGCGACGGCAAGGCAATTCCCTCGTCGAAAATCCAGAAAATCCAGAACCTGGAGGGGGGAATCGTCTCCGAGCTGTTCGTCAAGGAAGGCCAGATTGTCGAGGCCGGCGCGCCGCTGATTCGTCTCGACGACACGCGGTTTGCCTCTAACGTCGGCGAAACCGAGGCCGATCGCCTGTCGATGCTGCTGCGGGTCGAGCGTCTGAGCGCGGAAGTCGATGA
Protein-coding sequences here:
- a CDS encoding TolC family outer membrane protein, producing the protein MRSLLLLAAPFALAASFVQAQSLPEAMQQALDVHPEIQAGVNSRLAADYQLKAAKGGYLPKVDLLGGYGREGTDSVTTRANGGGNHWETLNRSESSLRLSQMVFDGFATSNEVARQQANVSSRAYSLLGTSERTALTVAQVYLDVLTRREFVRLAEENLKSHQRIYDQIQLRTQRGVGSGADLDQAEARMAQARNNLITEQTNLADAETNFLSAVGQMPDQLERPAPFMAMMPANLNEARAQMLENSPILRSAESDIAAAEKQFATAKSTFYPRFDAELGRTADNDLDGQNGHNNEWQAMLRMRFNLYSGGSNKADLESKSYLANQALDIRNNALRQLNEELGLAWNALNNANAQVPIAQQYVDHSTSVRTAYQRQFSLGERTLLDLLDSENELFTASRRLAEIKNIQLFTQYRIKATMGQLLKSQGVVAPLASVVQNDVKPKVQLPGMN
- a CDS encoding type I secretion system permease/ATPase, with product MESEVSRVQLSHDPRALHDDPLLDGLLALCMLHQKPASAAMLTTGLPLPKQRLSVELLPRAAARAGLQGRVLQRKLEEIPAIAMPALLLLKDGRSAVLLGWQGENDARVLLSESDGGESVVSRELLTDDYTGKVFFAQPQHKFDVNHGTLIPRARSWFRDTLKRSRWLYADAIAASFLINIIAMAAPLFVMNVYDRVVPNQAEATLWVLALGITGAYIFDLILKSLRSLCLDLAGKKTDLIISATLFERIVGMAMKYRPARVGSFAQNIHEFQSLRDFLASLTLTSLIDLPFTILIFIVIAILGGHLVWIPVLAFPIALLIGYALQKPLIATMERTMALGAERQSSLIETLAGLDAVKVNNAESERQYQWEQTIGTLSRLELRVKMLSGLAMNITLLIQQLAGVIMIVFGVYQIIAGNLSMGGLIACYMLSGRALSPLASLSGLLTRYQQARVTMTSVDQMMELPQERNFEERPLSRKVLQGAIECRQLSFTYPDQQNPALKNINLVIRPGEKIGIIGRSGSGKSSLAKLLVGLYQPDDGALLVDGVDIRQIDVSELRYNIGYVPQDIQLLSGTLRDNLVSGARYVEDELVLQAAELAGVHEFARLHPQGYELQVGERGQNLSGGQRQNVALARALLLNPPILLMDEPTSAMDNTGEERLKQRLAAVVENKTVVLVTHRASLLSLVDRLLVIDRGQILADGPKAAVMEALKKGQISVA